The following are encoded together in the Pseudomonas maumuensis genome:
- the glnA gene encoding type I glutamate--ammonia ligase, with protein sequence MSKSVQLIKDHDVKWIDLRFTDTKGIQHHVTMPARDGLDEDFFEVGKMFDGSSIAGWKGIEASDMILMPVDDTAVLDPFTEEPTLIITCDIVDPSSMQGYDRDPRAIAKRAEEYLKSTGIGDTVFAGPEPEFFIFDEVKFQSDISGSMFKIFSEQGSWMTGADVEGGNKGHRPGVKGGYFPVPPFDHDHEIRTAMCNALEEMGQTVEVHHHEVATAGQNEIGVKFNTLVKKADEVQALKYVVHNVADAYGRTATFMPKPLYGDNGSGMHVHMSIWKDGKNTFSGEGYAGLSDTALYFIGGIIKHGKALNGFTNPSTNSYKRLVPGFEAPVMLAYSARNRSASIRIPYVGSPKARRIEARFPDPSANPYLAFAALLMAGLDGIQNKIHPGDAADKNLYDLPPEEAKEIPQVCGSLKEALEELDKGRAFLTKGGVFSDDFIDAFIELKSEEEIKVRTFVHPLEYELYYSC encoded by the coding sequence ATGTCGAAGTCGGTTCAACTCATCAAAGATCATGACGTCAAGTGGATTGATCTGCGTTTCACGGACACCAAAGGCATTCAGCATCACGTGACCATGCCGGCGCGCGATGGCCTGGACGAAGACTTCTTCGAAGTCGGCAAGATGTTCGACGGTTCCTCCATCGCTGGCTGGAAAGGCATCGAAGCCTCGGACATGATCCTGATGCCGGTCGACGACACCGCTGTGCTCGACCCGTTCACCGAAGAGCCGACCCTGATCATCACCTGCGACATCGTCGACCCGTCGAGCATGCAAGGCTACGATCGCGACCCACGCGCCATCGCCAAGCGCGCCGAAGAGTACCTGAAGAGCACCGGCATCGGTGACACCGTGTTCGCAGGCCCAGAGCCTGAGTTCTTCATCTTCGACGAAGTGAAGTTCCAGTCGGACATCTCCGGTTCGATGTTCAAGATCTTCTCCGAGCAAGGCTCGTGGATGACCGGCGCTGACGTGGAAGGCGGCAACAAAGGCCACCGTCCGGGCGTCAAAGGCGGCTACTTCCCGGTTCCGCCGTTCGACCACGACCACGAAATCCGCACCGCCATGTGCAACGCCCTGGAAGAAATGGGCCAGACCGTCGAAGTTCACCACCACGAAGTGGCGACTGCCGGCCAGAACGAAATCGGCGTCAAGTTCAACACCCTGGTCAAGAAGGCTGACGAAGTACAGGCCCTGAAGTACGTCGTGCATAACGTTGCCGACGCCTACGGCCGTACCGCCACCTTCATGCCCAAGCCGCTGTACGGCGACAACGGTTCGGGCATGCACGTGCATATGTCGATCTGGAAAGACGGCAAGAACACCTTCTCCGGCGAAGGCTACGCCGGCCTGTCCGATACTGCCCTGTACTTCATCGGCGGCATCATCAAGCACGGCAAGGCCCTGAACGGCTTCACCAACCCGTCGACCAACTCCTACAAGCGTCTGGTCCCAGGCTTCGAAGCTCCGGTGATGCTGGCCTACTCGGCGCGCAACCGTTCCGCCTCGATCCGTATTCCTTACGTCGGCAGCCCGAAAGCCCGCCGTATCGAAGCACGCTTCCCGGACCCATCGGCCAACCCGTACTTGGCCTTCGCGGCCCTGCTGATGGCAGGCCTGGACGGCATCCAGAACAAGATCCACCCAGGCGATGCCGCCGACAAGAACCTGTACGACCTGCCGCCTGAAGAGGCCAAGGAAATCCCGCAAGTCTGTGGCAGCCTGAAGGAAGCCCTGGAAGAGCTGGACAAAGGCCGTGCGTTCCTGACCAAGGGCGGCGTGTTCTCCGACGACTTCATCGATGCCTTCATCGAGCTTAAGAGCGAAGAAGAGATCAAGGTCCGCACCTTCGTGCATCCGCTGGAATACGAGCTGTACTACAGCTGCTGA
- the aroQ gene encoding gamma subclass chorismate mutase AroQ has protein sequence MRTTRLALTCCLALSGCNTAPPPPSDLDTLLDTIERRLDLAEAVALHKWDRGQPVQAVDREHQVLASARQAASAFQLDPARAEAFFADQIEASKLLQYHLLDSWHRARQAPDLPRRDLSQDVRPALDQLQTQLLAALARFDRAATIDCPGLLADALHQRRHAAARHLALVRASGQLCKTT, from the coding sequence ATGCGTACCACCCGCCTCGCCCTCACCTGCTGCCTCGCCCTATCCGGCTGCAACACTGCGCCACCGCCCCCTTCAGACCTCGACACCTTGCTCGACACCATCGAACGTCGCCTTGACCTTGCCGAAGCCGTCGCGCTGCACAAATGGGACCGAGGGCAGCCGGTGCAGGCCGTTGACCGCGAGCATCAGGTACTGGCCAGCGCGCGCCAGGCCGCAAGCGCTTTCCAGCTGGACCCGGCACGCGCCGAAGCGTTCTTCGCCGACCAGATCGAGGCCAGCAAACTGCTTCAGTACCACCTGCTGGACAGTTGGCACCGCGCACGGCAGGCGCCGGACCTGCCTCGACGGGATCTAAGTCAGGACGTTCGCCCTGCATTGGATCAGCTTCAGACGCAACTGCTCGCTGCCCTTGCCCGGTTCGACCGGGCAGCCACGATCGACTGCCCTGGGCTTTTGGCCGATGCCCTGCACCAGCGCAGGCACGCAGCCGCACGGCACCTCGCCCTTGTTCGCGCCAGCGGCCAGCTGTGCAAAACCACCTGA
- the glnL gene encoding nitrogen regulation protein NR(II) produces the protein MTISDAQHRLLLDNLTTATLLLNAELRLEYMNPAAEMLLAVSGQRSHGQFISELFTESTEALNSLRQAVEQAHPFTKREAQLTSLTGQSITVDYAVTPILHQGQTLLLLEVHPRDRLLRITKEEAQLSKQETTKMLVRGLAHEIKNPLGGIRGAAQLLARELPEDGLRDYTNVIIEEADRLRNLVDRMLGSNKLPSLTLTNIHEVLERVCSLVEAESQGGITLVRDYDPSLPDVLIDREQMIQAVLNIVRNAMQAIAGQNELRLGRITLRSRAVRQFTIGHVRHRLVARIEIIDNGPGIPAELQDTLFYPMVSGRPDGTGLGLAITQNIISQHQGLIECESHAGHTTFSIYLPLEQGATAP, from the coding sequence ATGACCATCAGCGATGCACAGCACCGTCTGCTTCTGGACAACCTGACCACGGCGACGCTCCTGCTCAACGCCGAATTGCGCCTGGAGTACATGAACCCAGCCGCGGAAATGCTCCTGGCCGTCAGTGGCCAGCGTAGCCATGGCCAGTTCATCAGCGAGCTGTTCACCGAATCGACCGAGGCCCTCAACTCGCTGCGCCAGGCAGTGGAGCAGGCGCATCCGTTCACCAAGCGCGAAGCCCAGCTGACCTCGCTGACCGGCCAGAGCATCACCGTCGACTACGCCGTCACGCCTATCCTGCACCAGGGCCAGACCCTTCTGTTGCTGGAGGTGCATCCACGTGACCGCCTGCTGCGCATCACCAAGGAGGAGGCCCAGCTGAGCAAGCAGGAGACCACCAAGATGCTGGTTCGCGGCCTCGCCCACGAGATCAAGAACCCCCTGGGCGGGATTCGCGGCGCGGCGCAGTTGCTGGCCCGCGAGCTGCCCGAGGATGGCCTGCGCGACTACACCAACGTGATCATCGAAGAGGCCGACCGCCTGCGTAACCTGGTCGACCGCATGCTCGGCTCGAACAAACTGCCGTCGCTGACCCTGACCAACATCCACGAAGTGCTCGAACGTGTGTGCAGCCTGGTCGAGGCGGAGAGCCAGGGCGGCATCACCCTGGTGCGCGACTACGACCCGAGCCTGCCGGACGTGCTGATCGACCGCGAGCAGATGATCCAGGCCGTACTCAATATCGTGCGCAACGCCATGCAGGCCATCGCCGGGCAGAACGAACTGCGCCTGGGCCGGATCACCCTGCGCAGCCGCGCCGTGCGCCAGTTCACCATCGGCCATGTGCGCCACCGCCTGGTGGCGCGGATCGAGATCATCGACAACGGCCCCGGCATCCCCGCGGAACTGCAGGACACGCTCTTCTATCCCATGGTCAGCGGCCGCCCGGACGGCACCGGGCTGGGCCTGGCCATCACCCAGAACATCATCAGCCAGCACCAGGGCCTGATCGAATGTGAAAGCCACGCCGGCCACACCACCTTCTCGATCTACCTGCCCCTGGAACAAGGAGCCACCGCCCCATGA
- the ntrC gene encoding nitrogen regulation protein NR(I): MSRSETVWIVDDDRSIRWVLEKALQQEGMTTQSFDSADGVMGRLARQQPDVIISDIRMPGASGLDLLAQIRDQHPGLPVIIMTAHSDLDSAVASYQGGAFEYLPKPFDVDEAVSLVKRANQHAQEQQALEVPQALARTPEIIGEAPAMQEVFRAIGRLSHSNITVLINGESGTGKELVAHALHRHSPRAASPFIALNMAAIPKDLMESELFGHEKGAFTGAANLRRGRFEQADGGTLFLDEIGDMPADTQTRLLRVLADGEFYRVGGHVPVKVDVRIIAATHQNLESLVQAGKFREDLFHRLNVIRIHIPRLADRREDIPALARHFLGRAAQELAVEPKLLKPETEEFIRNLPWPGNVRQLENTCRWITVMASSREVLVGDLPPELLNLPQDAAPVTNWEQALRQWADQALARGQTNLLDSAVPSFERIMIETALKHTAGRRRDAALLLGWGRNTLTRKIKELGMKVDGSDEDDGEDN, from the coding sequence ATGAGCCGAAGTGAAACCGTCTGGATCGTCGATGATGATCGTTCCATCCGCTGGGTCCTGGAAAAGGCCCTGCAGCAGGAAGGCATGACCACCCAGAGCTTCGACAGCGCCGATGGCGTGATGGGCCGCCTGGCCCGTCAGCAACCGGATGTGATCATCTCGGATATCCGCATGCCCGGCGCCAGCGGTCTCGACCTGCTCGCCCAGATCCGCGACCAGCACCCTGGGCTACCGGTGATCATCATGACTGCCCACTCTGACCTGGACAGCGCCGTGGCGTCGTACCAGGGCGGTGCCTTCGAGTACCTGCCCAAGCCGTTCGATGTCGACGAGGCGGTGTCGCTGGTCAAGCGCGCCAACCAGCACGCTCAGGAGCAGCAGGCCCTGGAAGTACCACAGGCGTTGGCCCGCACCCCCGAGATCATCGGCGAGGCGCCGGCGATGCAGGAGGTGTTCCGCGCCATCGGCCGCCTCAGCCATTCCAATATCACCGTGCTGATCAATGGTGAGTCCGGCACGGGTAAAGAGCTGGTGGCCCATGCCCTGCACCGCCACAGCCCGCGTGCGGCATCGCCTTTCATTGCCCTGAACATGGCGGCGATCCCCAAGGACCTGATGGAGTCCGAACTGTTCGGCCATGAGAAGGGCGCCTTCACCGGCGCCGCCAACCTGCGTCGTGGGCGTTTCGAGCAGGCCGATGGCGGCACGCTGTTCCTCGACGAGATCGGCGACATGCCCGCCGATACCCAGACCCGCCTGCTGCGAGTGTTGGCCGACGGCGAGTTCTACCGGGTCGGCGGCCATGTACCGGTGAAGGTGGATGTGCGCATCATCGCCGCCACCCACCAGAACCTCGAGTCCCTGGTGCAGGCCGGCAAGTTCCGTGAAGACCTGTTCCACCGCCTCAACGTGATCCGCATCCATATCCCGCGCCTGGCCGACCGGCGCGAGGACATCCCGGCGCTGGCCCGCCACTTCCTCGGCCGCGCCGCCCAGGAGCTGGCGGTGGAGCCCAAGCTGCTCAAGCCCGAGACCGAGGAATTCATCCGCAACCTGCCATGGCCGGGCAACGTGCGCCAGCTGGAGAACACCTGCCGCTGGATCACCGTGATGGCCTCCAGCCGCGAAGTGCTGGTCGGCGACCTGCCGCCGGAACTGCTCAACCTGCCCCAGGACGCCGCGCCGGTGACCAACTGGGAACAGGCCCTGCGCCAGTGGGCCGACCAGGCCTTGGCCCGTGGCCAGACCAACCTGCTGGACAGCGCCGTGCCCAGTTTCGAGCGGATCATGATCGAGACCGCGCTCAAGCACACCGCCGGGCGGCGTCGTGATGCGGCGCTGTTGTTGGGCTGGGGGCGCAATACCTTGACACGCAAGATCAAGGAGCTAGGGATGAAGGTGGATGGCTCCGATGAGGACGACGGCGAAGACAACTGA
- a CDS encoding RHS repeat-associated core domain-containing protein produces the protein MSLSLAMLDHQRSSFGASTYFRAYTPYGAAAMAGGPVLGFCGQLRERPMGIYQLGSGYRCYSPTALRFLSPDRFSPFGRGGLNAYGYCGGDPVNRSDPGGRWWGLVRDAVFSGLVFQDGARDLHKSLLTRRDVQAKKAHSIDHRVLNEVAPSLTRFTVDSGEVALGGLAFVTNALQLAGVAVNPVVGSVAAWTGFALWVAKKVAQYREARQAQDPLHYLTLSSVKSEQKIPALFGQVRDAISANTASDLSEVVIQKAHDDVLLAADELRNMN, from the coding sequence ATGAGCCTGTCCTTGGCAATGCTTGATCACCAGCGATCATCTTTCGGTGCGAGCACGTACTTCAGGGCGTATACGCCATACGGTGCCGCTGCAATGGCAGGAGGTCCAGTTCTCGGCTTCTGCGGGCAGCTCCGTGAAAGGCCGATGGGCATCTATCAACTGGGCAGCGGCTACCGTTGCTATTCTCCAACCGCATTGCGCTTCCTGTCCCCTGATCGCTTCAGCCCATTCGGCAGAGGGGGGCTTAACGCATATGGCTATTGTGGCGGTGATCCAGTCAATCGGAGTGATCCTGGGGGGCGGTGGTGGGGGTTGGTGAGGGATGCCGTCTTCTCGGGCCTCGTCTTCCAGGATGGAGCAAGGGATCTGCACAAAAGCCTCCTGACCAGAAGGGACGTGCAGGCGAAAAAGGCACATTCTATCGATCATCGTGTACTGAATGAGGTGGCCCCTAGCCTGACACGGTTCACCGTGGATAGTGGTGAGGTCGCCTTGGGAGGGCTTGCGTTTGTCACTAATGCGCTCCAGTTGGCGGGAGTGGCGGTCAACCCTGTTGTGGGCAGTGTGGCGGCATGGACGGGATTTGCGCTCTGGGTAGCGAAGAAAGTTGCGCAGTATCGTGAGGCAAGGCAGGCGCAAGATCCTTTGCACTATCTGACGCTGAGTAGCGTGAAATCGGAACAGAAAATTCCGGCGTTGTTCGGGCAAGTGAGGGATGCAATCAGCGCCAACACGGCCTCGGATCTGTCCGAGGTAGTGATACAGAAGGCGCACGATGACGTTCTTCTGGCTGCTGATGAATTGAGGAACATGAATTAG
- the trmL gene encoding tRNA (uridine(34)/cytosine(34)/5-carboxymethylaminomethyluridine(34)-2'-O)-methyltransferase TrmL: protein MFHVILFQPEIPPNTGNIIRLCANSGCALHLIEPISFELDDKRLRRAGLDYHEYATLQRHQSLAECLESLNQPRLFAFTTKGSHPFHEVEYQPGDVFLFGPESRGLPAEVLDSLPAEQRLRLPMRPGCRSLNLSNTVAVTVYEAWRQQGFAGS, encoded by the coding sequence ATGTTTCACGTCATCCTTTTTCAACCAGAAATTCCGCCGAATACCGGCAACATCATCCGCCTGTGCGCCAACAGCGGCTGCGCCCTGCACCTGATCGAGCCCATCAGCTTCGAACTGGACGACAAGCGCCTGCGCCGCGCGGGGCTGGACTACCACGAGTATGCCACGCTACAGCGCCACCAAAGCCTGGCCGAATGTCTGGAAAGCCTGAATCAGCCTCGACTGTTCGCGTTCACCACCAAAGGCTCGCACCCGTTCCATGAGGTCGAGTACCAGCCCGGTGACGTCTTCCTGTTCGGGCCCGAAAGCCGTGGCCTGCCGGCCGAGGTGCTGGACAGCCTGCCTGCCGAACAACGCCTGCGCCTGCCGATGCGGCCGGGGTGCCGGAGCTTGAACCTGTCCAATACCGTGGCGGTGACGGTGTACGAGGCGTGGCGCCAGCAGGGGTTCGCCGGAAGCTGA
- the secB gene encoding protein-export chaperone SecB — MTDQQNNGAGAEETAPQFSLQRIYVRDLSFEAPKSPQIFRQQWEPSVSLDLNTRQKALEGDFHEVVLTLSVTVKNGDEVAFIAEVQQAGIFLIANLDAASMSHTLGAFCPNILFPYARETLDSLVTRGSFPALMLSPVNFDALYAQEMQRMQEAGEVPTVQ; from the coding sequence ATGACTGACCAACAGAACAACGGCGCTGGTGCTGAAGAAACCGCACCACAATTCTCCCTGCAGCGTATCTACGTGCGCGATCTGTCGTTCGAGGCGCCGAAAAGCCCGCAGATCTTCCGCCAGCAGTGGGAGCCGAGCGTATCGCTGGACCTGAACACCCGCCAGAAAGCCCTGGAAGGCGACTTCCACGAAGTGGTGCTGACCCTGTCGGTGACCGTCAAGAACGGTGACGAAGTGGCGTTCATCGCCGAAGTGCAACAGGCCGGCATCTTCCTGATCGCCAACCTCGATGCCGCTTCGATGAGCCACACCCTCGGCGCGTTCTGCCCGAACATCCTGTTCCCGTACGCCCGCGAGACCCTGGACAGCCTGGTGACCCGTGGTTCGTTCCCGGCGCTGATGCTGTCGCCGGTCAACTTCGACGCCCTGTACGCGCAAGAGATGCAGCGCATGCAGGAAGCCGGTGAAGTGCCGACCGTGCAGTAA
- the grxC gene encoding glutaredoxin 3 yields MKPVIVYSSDYCPYCMRAKYLLESKGVAFEEIKVDGKPQVRAEMSQKAGRTSVPQIWIGSTHVGGCDDLYALERAGKLDALLAA; encoded by the coding sequence ATGAAGCCCGTCATCGTCTATTCCAGCGACTACTGCCCCTACTGCATGCGCGCCAAGTACCTGCTCGAGAGCAAGGGCGTGGCGTTCGAGGAGATCAAGGTCGACGGCAAACCCCAGGTTCGCGCCGAAATGAGCCAGAAGGCCGGCCGTACCTCGGTGCCGCAGATCTGGATCGGCAGCACGCACGTCGGTGGATGCGATGACCTCTATGCCCTGGAGCGCGCGGGCAAGCTCGACGCGCTGCTGGCGGCCTGA
- a CDS encoding rhodanese-like domain-containing protein, translating into MVAHLIQFATDHFILVAIFVVLLVLLLVNEVRRGGQSLSNGQLTALVNADKAVVIDIRTAKEYSAGHIVGALSMPQDKVAGRMTELEKHKDKTLIVVDAMGQQSGTLCRELLKAGYTAAKLSGGVSSWKADNLPLVK; encoded by the coding sequence ATGGTTGCTCACCTGATTCAATTCGCGACAGATCACTTCATCCTGGTGGCCATTTTCGTCGTCCTGTTGGTCCTGCTGCTGGTCAATGAAGTCCGCCGTGGCGGCCAGAGCCTGAGCAACGGCCAGCTGACCGCCCTGGTCAACGCCGACAAGGCCGTGGTGATCGACATCCGTACCGCCAAGGAATATTCGGCCGGGCATATCGTCGGCGCGCTGAGCATGCCGCAGGACAAAGTGGCCGGCCGCATGACCGAGCTGGAAAAACACAAAGACAAGACCCTGATCGTCGTCGACGCGATGGGCCAGCAGTCCGGTACCCTGTGCCGCGAACTGCTCAAGGCTGGTTACACCGCCGCCAAGCTCAGCGGTGGCGTTTCCAGCTGGAAAGCCGATAACCTGCCCCTGGTGAAGTGA
- the gpmI gene encoding 2,3-bisphosphoglycerate-independent phosphoglycerate mutase — MTSTPKPLVLIILDGFGHSESPEYNAIFAANTPVYDRLRATQPHGLISGSGMDVGLPDGQMGNSEVGHMNLGAGRVVYQDFTRVTKAIRDGEFFENPVLVGAVEKAASAGKAVHILGLLSDGGVHSHQDHLIAMAELAAQRGAEKIYLHAFLDGRDTPPRSAQSSIELLDATFAKLGKGRIASLIGRYYAMDRDNRWDRVSAAYNLIVDSAAEYTAATAVAGLEAAYARDESDEFVKATRIGEAVKVEDGDAVIFMNFRADRARELSRVFVEPDFNEFPRARLPKLAAYIGLTQYSAKIPAPAAFAPASLNNVLGEYLAKNGKTQLRIAETEKYAHVTFFFSGGREEPFEGEERILIPSPKVATYDLQPEMSAPEVTDRIVEAIEQQRYDVIVVNYANGDMVGHTGVFDAAVKAVEALDGCVGRIVAALDKVGGEALITADHGNVEQMEDECTGQAHTAHTTEPVPFIYVGKRNVKVRDGGVLADVAPTMLELLGLEKPAEMTGTSILLNA; from the coding sequence ATGACGAGCACGCCTAAACCCCTGGTCCTGATCATCCTGGATGGCTTCGGTCACAGCGAAAGCCCCGAATACAACGCCATCTTTGCTGCCAACACGCCGGTCTACGACCGCCTGCGCGCCACCCAGCCGCACGGCCTGATCTCCGGCTCCGGCATGGACGTGGGGCTGCCCGACGGGCAGATGGGCAACTCGGAAGTCGGCCACATGAACCTCGGCGCCGGGCGCGTGGTGTACCAGGACTTCACCCGGGTGACCAAGGCCATCCGCGACGGCGAGTTCTTCGAAAACCCGGTGCTCGTCGGTGCCGTGGAAAAAGCCGCCAGCGCCGGCAAGGCCGTACATATCCTCGGCCTGCTCTCCGACGGCGGTGTACACAGCCACCAGGACCACCTGATTGCCATGGCCGAACTGGCCGCGCAGCGTGGCGCCGAAAAGATCTACCTGCACGCCTTCCTCGATGGCCGCGACACGCCGCCACGCAGCGCACAGTCGTCCATCGAACTGCTCGACGCCACCTTCGCCAAGCTCGGCAAGGGCCGCATCGCCAGCCTGATCGGCCGCTACTACGCGATGGACCGCGACAACCGCTGGGACCGCGTCAGCGCCGCCTACAACCTGATCGTCGACAGCGCCGCCGAATACACCGCAGCGACCGCCGTAGCTGGCCTTGAAGCCGCCTACGCCCGCGACGAGAGCGACGAATTCGTCAAGGCCACCCGCATCGGCGAAGCGGTGAAGGTCGAAGACGGCGACGCCGTGATCTTCATGAACTTCCGCGCCGACCGCGCCCGCGAGCTGTCCCGCGTGTTCGTCGAACCCGATTTCAACGAATTTCCGCGCGCGCGCCTGCCCAAGCTGGCGGCCTACATCGGCCTGACCCAGTATTCGGCGAAGATCCCGGCCCCGGCGGCTTTCGCCCCGGCCAGCCTGAACAACGTGCTCGGCGAGTACCTGGCGAAGAACGGCAAGACCCAGCTGCGCATCGCCGAAACCGAGAAATACGCCCACGTCACCTTCTTCTTCTCGGGCGGACGCGAAGAGCCGTTCGAAGGCGAAGAACGCATCCTGATCCCGTCGCCGAAGGTCGCCACCTACGACCTGCAGCCGGAAATGAGCGCCCCGGAGGTCACCGATCGTATCGTCGAGGCCATCGAGCAGCAGCGTTATGACGTGATCGTGGTCAACTACGCCAACGGCGACATGGTCGGCCACACCGGCGTGTTCGATGCCGCGGTCAAGGCCGTGGAGGCGCTGGATGGCTGCGTTGGCCGTATCGTCGCGGCGCTGGACAAGGTCGGCGGCGAAGCGCTGATCACCGCCGACCACGGCAACGTCGAGCAGATGGAAGACGAATGCACCGGTCAGGCGCACACCGCCCACACCACCGAGCCAGTGCCGTTCATCTATGTCGGCAAGCGCAACGTGAAAGTCCGTGACGGCGGCGTACTGGCCGATGTGGCACCGACCATGCTCGAGCTGCTGGGCCTGGAAAAACCGGCGGAGATGACCGGCACCTCGATTCTGCTGAATGCCTGA
- a CDS encoding murein hydrolase activator EnvC family protein: MLRALLLLALSCLLTPAFADERAQTQQQLDATRQDIAELKKMLGKLQEEKAGVQKDLKSTETDIGTLEKQVEALQQELKKTEGELERLDHEKKKLQSARVEQQRLIAIQARSAYQNNGREEYLKLLLNQQNPEKFARTLSYYDYLSKARTEQLRTFNETLRQLANVEQDIGRQQEQLLSQRADLDGKRQALLAERDKRQQVLAKLSSDMKERDQKLQSREQDQADLSKVLKTIEETLARQAREAEEARQRALLAKQEEEQRRKAQALAAATARNQEPEEAPKKARTTLGPVVSSDTASYGGAFSSARGKLPWPVNGRLLARFGDTRGGDARAKWDGVMISASAGTQVRAVHGGRVVFADWLRGAGLLVILDHGNGYLSLYGHNQSLLKSAGDIVKAGEAISTVGDSGGQDSAGLYFAIRQQGQPTDPAQWCRG, from the coding sequence ATGCTCCGCGCCCTTCTCTTACTAGCCCTGTCATGCCTGCTCACCCCGGCCTTCGCCGACGAGCGCGCGCAGACCCAGCAACAGCTGGACGCCACCCGCCAGGACATTGCCGAGCTGAAAAAGATGCTGGGCAAGCTCCAGGAGGAGAAAGCCGGCGTGCAGAAAGACCTCAAGTCCACCGAGACCGACATCGGTACCCTCGAGAAACAGGTGGAGGCATTGCAGCAAGAACTAAAAAAGACCGAGGGCGAGCTGGAGCGCCTTGACCACGAGAAAAAAAAACTCCAGAGCGCCCGCGTTGAACAGCAACGCCTGATTGCCATCCAGGCCCGTTCGGCCTACCAGAACAACGGTCGCGAGGAATACCTCAAGCTGCTCCTCAACCAGCAGAATCCCGAGAAGTTCGCCCGCACCCTCAGCTACTACGATTACCTGAGCAAGGCGCGTACCGAGCAACTGCGCACCTTCAATGAAACCTTGCGTCAGTTGGCCAACGTCGAGCAGGACATCGGCCGCCAGCAAGAACAGCTGCTCAGCCAGCGCGCCGACCTCGACGGCAAGCGCCAGGCGCTACTCGCCGAGCGCGACAAGCGCCAGCAGGTGCTGGCCAAGCTCAGCAGCGATATGAAGGAACGCGACCAGAAACTGCAGAGTCGCGAACAGGACCAGGCCGACCTGAGCAAGGTGCTCAAGACCATCGAGGAAACCCTCGCCCGTCAGGCACGCGAGGCCGAAGAGGCACGCCAACGGGCCCTGCTGGCCAAACAGGAAGAAGAGCAGCGCCGCAAGGCGCAGGCCCTGGCGGCGGCCACGGCCCGTAACCAGGAACCCGAGGAAGCCCCCAAAAAGGCCCGCACCACCCTCGGCCCGGTGGTGTCCAGCGACACGGCCAGCTACGGCGGCGCATTTTCTTCCGCCCGCGGAAAACTTCCATGGCCGGTCAACGGTCGATTACTGGCACGCTTCGGTGACACCCGCGGCGGTGATGCGCGGGCCAAGTGGGACGGGGTGATGATCAGCGCCAGCGCGGGCACCCAGGTGCGCGCCGTGCATGGCGGGCGGGTGGTGTTCGCCGACTGGTTGCGCGGCGCCGGACTTCTGGTCATTCTCGACCATGGCAATGGCTACCTGAGCCTGTACGGCCACAACCAGAGCCTGCTCAAGAGCGCCGGCGACATCGTCAAGGCCGGTGAAGCCATCTCCACTGTCGGCGACAGTGGCGGCCAGGACAGCGCCGGCCTGTACTTCGCGATTCGCCAGCAGGGCCAGCCCACCGACCCCGCGCAATGGTGTCGCGGTTAG